In the genome of Terribacillus sp. FSL K6-0262, one region contains:
- the gcvH gene encoding glycine cleavage system protein GcvH, producing MSNLPKDLRYTEEHEWIKKEEGNQYRIGITDFAQDELGDIVFVELPSVGDELKADEPFGSVESVKTVSELYAPISGKVVAVNEDLDDSPEFVNESPYEKAWMIVVEADDEAAYESLLSVEDYEGRIKED from the coding sequence ATGAGCAACTTACCGAAAGATCTACGTTACACGGAAGAACATGAATGGATCAAAAAAGAAGAAGGCAATCAGTACCGGATCGGCATAACCGACTTCGCCCAGGATGAACTCGGGGATATCGTATTCGTGGAACTGCCATCCGTTGGTGATGAATTGAAAGCGGACGAGCCATTCGGCAGCGTCGAATCTGTCAAAACAGTATCCGAGCTGTATGCTCCGATCAGCGGTAAAGTCGTGGCTGTGAACGAAGACTTGGACGACAGCCCCGAATTTGTAAATGAATCCCCATACGAGAAGGCATGGATGATCGTGGTGGAAGCAGACGATGAAGCAGCTTATGAAAGCCTGCTTTCGGTAGAGGATTACGAAGGAAGAATCAAAGAGGATTAA
- a CDS encoding toprim domain-containing protein: MGDEEKVIIVEGRSDKEQIKKIIDEEVTIICTNGTLGIERLEQLLYDYDLDHKQVYIMVDEDSAGHKLRKQLARELPHAQHIYVDRTYREVAATPAPELATALLSRSIMVHPFFLA; encoded by the coding sequence ATGGGTGATGAAGAAAAGGTCATTATTGTGGAAGGACGCTCGGATAAAGAGCAGATAAAGAAGATCATCGATGAGGAAGTGACGATCATCTGCACCAATGGAACATTGGGCATCGAGCGGCTGGAACAGCTTTTGTATGACTATGACTTGGATCACAAGCAAGTATATATCATGGTGGATGAGGACAGCGCCGGACATAAGCTGAGGAAACAGCTTGCCAGAGAGCTTCCGCATGCCCAGCATATTTACGTAGACAGAACCTATCGAGAGGTAGCGGCGACCCCGGCACCTGAATTGGCCACGGCCCTGCTTAGCCGAAGTATCATGGTGCATCCATTCTTCCTCGCCTGA
- a CDS encoding thioredoxin family protein: MEKEVREVIRQEQARIFVHTPFCGTCQLAEKMLLTVETLTGQEYYHKLNASLFPDFMQEYRIESVPCLIVFEQGEVQEKIYAFHSVQHMLAKTLGE, translated from the coding sequence ATCGAAAAAGAGGTCCGGGAAGTCATTCGGCAGGAACAGGCAAGGATATTTGTGCATACACCGTTCTGCGGCACATGCCAGCTTGCCGAGAAAATGCTCCTGACAGTGGAGACTTTGACGGGCCAGGAATATTATCATAAACTGAACGCCTCCCTATTTCCGGATTTCATGCAGGAATATCGGATTGAGAGCGTACCTTGTCTGATTGTCTTTGAACAAGGGGAAGTTCAGGAGAAAATATATGCGTTTCATTCTGTCCAGCATATGCTGGCAAAAACGCTGGGTGAATAA
- a CDS encoding methionine ABC transporter ATP-binding protein has translation MITIKNLSKIYRTKKQNITAVDQLDLTIESGEIFGVIGYSGAGKSTFVRLLNRLEEPTAGEIIINGKDIVKQRKNELRLARQEIGMIFQHFNLLWSRTVHQNIAFPLEIAGVPKKERKAKVDRLIELVGLKGRENAYPSQLSGGQKQRVGIARALANDPKVLLCDEATSALDPETTDSILDLLVDINKRLGLTIVMITHEMNVIRKICHRVAVMDTGRIVEKGDAAEVFQNPQQAITKRFVQQLDGSEQYESLSAAAMKEGSGTIVKLSFSGDNVNQTVVSQTAKQFDVDINILQGNVLQTQTGAVGSLFLQLVGSEAEVEKALDFIRGANVKVEVQELV, from the coding sequence TTGATTACCATCAAGAACCTCTCCAAAATATATCGTACGAAAAAACAGAATATTACAGCGGTTGATCAGCTTGACTTGACGATCGAGTCGGGTGAAATCTTTGGTGTGATCGGGTACAGCGGTGCTGGTAAAAGTACCTTCGTGCGCTTGCTGAACCGTCTGGAAGAACCGACAGCCGGTGAAATAATCATCAATGGCAAGGATATTGTAAAACAGCGGAAAAACGAACTCCGGCTTGCCAGACAGGAAATCGGGATGATCTTCCAGCACTTCAATCTGCTATGGTCCCGTACGGTGCACCAAAACATCGCTTTTCCACTGGAAATAGCGGGCGTACCGAAAAAAGAAAGAAAAGCGAAGGTTGATCGATTGATTGAGCTTGTCGGTCTGAAAGGACGCGAAAATGCTTACCCATCCCAATTAAGCGGCGGTCAGAAGCAGCGTGTCGGCATTGCGAGAGCACTGGCGAACGATCCGAAAGTACTGCTGTGTGATGAAGCGACATCTGCATTGGATCCGGAAACGACAGACAGCATCCTCGATCTGCTGGTGGACATCAACAAACGTCTCGGTTTGACGATCGTCATGATCACGCATGAAATGAATGTCATCCGTAAAATCTGCCATCGTGTTGCCGTAATGGATACCGGCAGGATCGTGGAGAAGGGTGATGCAGCGGAAGTGTTCCAAAATCCGCAGCAAGCGATCACGAAGCGTTTCGTCCAGCAATTGGATGGAAGCGAGCAATATGAATCCTTATCGGCGGCTGCGATGAAAGAAGGTTCAGGCACGATCGTGAAGCTTTCCTTCTCAGGGGACAATGTCAATCAGACAGTTGTCAGCCAGACCGCGAAGCAATTTGATGTGGACATCAATATCCTGCAGGGGAATGTACTGCAGACACAAACCGGCGCAGTCGGCAGCCTGTTCCTGCAGCTTGTGGGCAGTGAAGCGGAAGTGGAGAAGGCACTTGACTTCATCCGCGGGGCGAATGTGAAAGTGGAGGTGCAGGAACTTGTTTGA
- a CDS encoding methionine ABC transporter permease: MFEKWFPNVDIADLNTAIYETFYMTILSLIGTFIIGIILGLLLYLTSKGKLWENKVVYWIVAAVVNIFRAIPFIILILLLFPFTDFIVGTIRGPEAALPALIIGSAPFYARLVEIALKEVDNGVVEAAKAMGAKNSTIMFKVLLKESMPALVSGITVTAIALIGSTAVAGVIGAGGLGDFAYFYGFQRRQFDVVFICTLLIVIVVFVFQFIGDLISNKLDKR, translated from the coding sequence TTGTTTGAGAAATGGTTTCCGAATGTAGATATAGCAGATTTGAATACCGCCATCTATGAGACATTCTATATGACGATTCTTTCCTTGATCGGTACTTTCATCATCGGAATCATCCTTGGTCTTTTGCTTTATCTGACCAGTAAGGGAAAACTGTGGGAGAATAAAGTCGTTTATTGGATTGTGGCAGCGGTCGTCAATATATTCCGTGCGATCCCGTTCATCATCCTAATCTTGCTGCTGTTCCCATTCACCGATTTCATCGTCGGTACGATCCGCGGTCCGGAGGCAGCATTGCCGGCGCTGATCATCGGATCTGCACCATTCTATGCAAGGTTAGTCGAGATCGCATTGAAAGAAGTGGACAATGGAGTAGTCGAGGCTGCCAAGGCAATGGGGGCAAAGAATAGTACGATCATGTTCAAAGTTCTGCTGAAAGAGTCCATGCCGGCACTTGTCTCGGGTATTACCGTAACGGCAATCGCCCTTATCGGATCCACAGCAGTGGCGGGCGTCATCGGTGCAGGCGGATTAGGCGACTTCGCTTACTTCTACGGCTTCCAGCGCCGCCAATTCGATGTCGTATTCATCTGTACGCTATTGATTGTCATCGTGGTTTTCGTCTTCCAATTCATTGGAGATTTGATATCAAATAAACTAGATAAACGATAA
- a CDS encoding MetQ/NlpA family ABC transporter substrate-binding protein, with the protein MKKALLVILSAVFMVFLAACGSSGSGSGDEETTIKVGASSTPHAEILEEAKPLLEKEGINLEIEEYQDYVLPNDDLASGDLDANYFQHIPYLETSNKDTGYDLISLGGVHLEPMGVYSKNIKNVDDIKDGTEVLMGRNVAEQGRVLSIFQKEGLIKIKDGVDPVDATFDDIAENPKNLKFSMEVDPAFLPDTYESEEDALVVINTNYALQAGLKPSEDALILEGTDSPYANIIAARAEDKDNEALQKLMDVLHSDEIKQFIEEKYDGSILPVDE; encoded by the coding sequence TTGAAAAAGGCATTATTAGTCATTTTATCAGCAGTATTCATGGTGTTCCTGGCAGCTTGCGGATCTTCCGGCAGCGGTTCGGGCGATGAAGAAACGACAATAAAAGTGGGTGCTTCCAGCACACCGCATGCAGAAATTCTTGAAGAAGCAAAACCACTCTTGGAAAAAGAGGGAATCAATCTCGAGATTGAAGAGTATCAGGATTATGTCCTTCCGAACGATGATTTGGCAAGTGGCGACCTGGATGCCAACTACTTCCAGCACATCCCTTACTTGGAGACTTCCAATAAGGATACTGGATATGATTTGATCAGCCTTGGCGGCGTTCACTTGGAACCAATGGGTGTCTACTCCAAAAACATCAAGAATGTCGACGATATCAAAGATGGTACAGAAGTGCTCATGGGCCGTAACGTAGCAGAGCAGGGACGTGTCCTTTCCATCTTCCAGAAGGAAGGCCTCATCAAAATCAAAGATGGTGTCGATCCTGTCGATGCAACGTTTGATGATATCGCAGAAAACCCGAAAAACTTGAAGTTCAGCATGGAAGTAGATCCTGCATTCCTGCCGGATACGTATGAATCCGAAGAAGATGCATTGGTTGTCATCAATACAAACTACGCATTGCAGGCAGGACTGAAACCTTCCGAGGACGCCTTGATCCTGGAAGGAACGGATTCCCCGTATGCGAACATCATTGCCGCACGTGCGGAAGACAAAGACAATGAGGCTTTGCAAAAATTGATGGATGTACTTCACTCCGATGAAATCAAACAATTCATCGAAGAGAAATACGATGGCTCCATCCTCCCTGTAGATGAATAA
- the sufC gene encoding Fe-S cluster assembly ATPase SufC, whose protein sequence is MAGSVLEIKDLHVSIEDKEILKGVNLTIKSGEFHAVMGPNGTGKSTLASAIMGHPKYEVTSGSITLNGEDVLEMEVDERARAGLFLAMQYPSEISGVTNADFLRSSINARREEGDEIPLMKFIKEMDEAMEFLEMDKNMAQRYLNEGFSGGEKKRNEILQLLMMKAEIGILDEIDSGLDIDALKVVAKGINRLRDENFGCLIITHYQRLLNYIEPDFVHVMMQGRVVKSGGSELSQRLEAEGYDWIKKELNIEDETINA, encoded by the coding sequence ATGGCAGGTTCAGTTCTAGAGATCAAAGACCTACATGTTTCGATTGAAGATAAGGAAATTCTTAAAGGTGTGAACCTTACGATAAAGAGCGGGGAATTCCATGCGGTAATGGGACCTAACGGTACAGGTAAATCCACATTGGCATCCGCAATCATGGGACATCCGAAATACGAAGTGACTAGCGGAAGCATCACGTTGAACGGTGAAGATGTCCTGGAAATGGAAGTGGACGAGCGCGCCCGTGCCGGTCTATTCCTTGCTATGCAGTATCCTAGTGAAATCAGCGGTGTTACAAATGCCGACTTCCTTCGTTCTTCCATCAATGCCCGCCGCGAAGAAGGCGACGAGATCCCATTGATGAAATTCATCAAGGAAATGGATGAAGCGATGGAATTCCTTGAAATGGATAAGAACATGGCACAGCGTTACTTGAACGAAGGTTTCTCCGGCGGTGAGAAAAAGCGTAATGAAATCCTTCAGCTTCTTATGATGAAAGCTGAAATCGGTATCCTTGACGAGATCGATTCCGGTCTTGATATCGACGCACTGAAAGTGGTTGCAAAAGGTATCAACAGATTGCGTGACGAGAACTTCGGTTGCTTGATCATTACCCACTATCAGCGTTTGCTGAACTACATCGAGCCTGACTTCGTACACGTCATGATGCAAGGCCGCGTCGTGAAATCCGGCGGATCCGAGCTTTCCCAGCGCCTGGAAGCGGAAGGTTACGATTGGATCAAAAAAGAGCTGAACATCGAAGACGAAACTATTAACGCGTAA
- the sufD gene encoding Fe-S cluster assembly protein SufD: MTVETKQPYNDEYISRFSSSRNEPEWMKELRQQALSQSESLDMPKPDKTGIKNWDFDTYVHEVEGEKISSLSSLPASVAALIDADNAPNLYIQRNNSAAYLALNEKWSEQGVIFTDIFTALQQHPDLLKRYYMKDAVSIDENRLTALHAALMNGGVFIYVPKNVTVDEPLQTIFWQEDDKVASFNHILIVAEANSSVTYVENSISHNADQATFANVVTEVIAADNAVVSYGAVDNYAAGTTVYAKRRGVAYRDARIDWAIGQMNDGNTISEHVTHLIGDNSASDAKSVVVGRGKQIQNFTTNIIHFGKNSVGNILSHGVMKDQASSVFNGIGKIEHGASKADANQETRVLMLSQGARGDANPILLIDEDDVIAGHAASVGRVDPLQLYYLMSRGITKHEAERLIIHGFLAPVVNQLPIETVKNQLTQVIEGKVN, encoded by the coding sequence ATGACTGTTGAAACGAAGCAACCATATAATGATGAATATATCAGCCGTTTTTCCAGTTCCCGCAATGAGCCTGAATGGATGAAGGAACTTCGTCAGCAAGCTCTTTCCCAATCGGAATCTTTGGACATGCCAAAGCCCGATAAAACTGGGATCAAGAACTGGGATTTCGACACATACGTGCATGAAGTGGAAGGGGAGAAAATCAGCTCATTGAGCAGCTTGCCTGCAAGCGTTGCGGCACTGATCGATGCAGACAATGCCCCGAATCTTTACATCCAGCGCAATAATAGTGCTGCATATCTTGCCCTTAACGAAAAATGGAGCGAGCAAGGAGTCATCTTCACGGATATCTTCACTGCCCTGCAGCAGCATCCTGACTTGCTGAAGCGTTATTACATGAAGGACGCTGTGAGCATCGATGAAAACCGTCTGACTGCTTTGCATGCAGCACTGATGAATGGCGGTGTGTTCATCTATGTTCCGAAGAATGTCACAGTGGATGAGCCGCTTCAGACAATCTTCTGGCAGGAAGATGATAAAGTGGCATCCTTCAATCACATCCTGATTGTTGCGGAAGCCAACAGCTCCGTGACATACGTGGAAAACAGCATTTCCCATAATGCCGACCAGGCGACATTTGCGAATGTCGTTACGGAAGTCATTGCAGCAGACAATGCCGTTGTTTCCTATGGAGCGGTGGACAACTATGCAGCAGGTACGACTGTATATGCGAAACGCCGCGGTGTCGCTTACCGCGATGCCCGCATCGACTGGGCGATCGGCCAAATGAACGACGGTAATACAATCAGTGAGCATGTCACACACTTGATCGGTGATAACTCTGCATCCGATGCGAAGAGCGTAGTTGTCGGCCGCGGAAAACAAATCCAGAACTTCACGACAAACATCATCCACTTCGGCAAGAACTCCGTCGGTAACATCTTGTCCCATGGTGTCATGAAGGATCAGGCCAGCTCGGTATTCAACGGTATCGGAAAAATCGAACATGGTGCCAGCAAAGCAGACGCCAACCAAGAAACTCGCGTCTTGATGCTCAGCCAAGGTGCGCGCGGTGATGCAAACCCGATCCTTTTGATTGATGAAGATGATGTAATCGCCGGACACGCAGCTTCTGTGGGCCGTGTCGATCCGCTTCAGCTTTATTACTTGATGAGCCGCGGAATCACCAAGCATGAAGCAGAACGTTTGATCATCCATGGATTCCTTGCACCTGTAGTCAATCAGCTGCCTATCGAAACAGTCAAAAATCAGCTGACACAGGTAATCGAAGGGAAAGTAAACTAA
- a CDS encoding cysteine desulfurase, which yields MDARSIREQFPILNQEVNGHPLVYLDSSATSHKPIKVLEAVDAYYRNDNSNVHRGVHTLGTRATDKYEGAREKVQQFIHARSTKEVIFTRGTTTAINTVAHSYARANLEPGDEVIITPMEHHSNIIPWQQAVKATGATLKYFELNEDGTLNMEDVKKSIGPQTKIVALTHVSNVLGTINPIKEIVGLAHRQNAVVLVDGAQGAPHLKVDVQDIDCDFYCFSGHKMCGPTGIGVLYGKQELLDNMEPVEFGGEMIDFVHLYDSTWKELPWKFEGGTPIIAGAIGLGAAIDFLDEIGMDQIVAHDRKLTAYAMERMSEIEGLTIYGPSADKRSAVVTFNIDGVHPHDTATALDTEGIAVRAGHHCAQPLMRWLDVTATARASMYVYNTEDDIDKLVSGLTKTKEFFGNVF from the coding sequence ATGGATGCCCGCTCTATCCGTGAACAGTTCCCGATCCTGAATCAGGAAGTCAACGGACATCCGCTGGTCTACTTGGATTCCTCTGCAACTTCCCATAAACCGATAAAGGTATTGGAAGCTGTGGATGCCTATTACCGGAATGATAACAGCAATGTGCATCGCGGTGTGCACACGCTGGGAACCCGGGCTACGGATAAATATGAAGGTGCCAGGGAAAAGGTGCAGCAATTCATCCATGCCAGAAGCACCAAGGAAGTGATTTTCACGCGCGGTACGACGACGGCGATCAATACGGTTGCCCATAGTTATGCCCGTGCGAATCTGGAGCCTGGTGATGAAGTGATCATCACACCAATGGAACACCATAGTAATATCATCCCGTGGCAGCAGGCGGTCAAAGCGACCGGAGCAACATTGAAATATTTTGAACTGAACGAAGATGGTACCTTGAATATGGAAGATGTGAAAAAATCGATCGGCCCGCAGACGAAGATCGTTGCTTTGACACATGTCTCCAATGTACTGGGAACCATCAATCCGATAAAAGAAATCGTCGGACTTGCCCATCGGCAGAATGCTGTCGTCCTCGTGGACGGTGCCCAGGGTGCACCGCACTTGAAGGTGGATGTGCAGGACATCGATTGCGATTTCTATTGCTTCAGCGGCCATAAGATGTGCGGACCGACAGGGATCGGAGTCCTTTACGGCAAGCAGGAACTGCTGGACAATATGGAACCAGTTGAATTCGGCGGCGAAATGATCGACTTTGTCCACCTTTATGATTCAACGTGGAAGGAGCTCCCTTGGAAATTCGAGGGCGGTACCCCGATCATTGCCGGTGCAATCGGTCTTGGAGCGGCAATCGATTTTCTCGATGAAATAGGGATGGATCAGATTGTTGCCCATGATCGGAAGCTGACAGCATATGCGATGGAGCGCATGAGCGAAATCGAGGGACTGACCATCTATGGTCCATCCGCCGATAAACGCTCCGCGGTCGTCACATTCAATATCGATGGGGTCCACCCGCATGATACGGCGACTGCACTCGATACGGAAGGTATCGCTGTGCGTGCCGGGCATCATTGTGCCCAGCCGCTCATGCGCTGGCTGGATGTAACAGCCACTGCCCGGGCAAGCATGTATGTATACAATACCGAGGACGATATCGACAAACTTGTCAGCGGACTGACAAAAACGAAGGAGTTTTTCGGAAATGTCTTTTGA
- the sufU gene encoding Fe-S cluster assembly sulfur transfer protein SufU, translating to MSFDNLDTLYRQVIMDHYKHPRNRGKLEGDALVVDMNNPTCGDRIQLQLQVEDGKVKDARFEGEGCSISMSSASMMTQAIKGKSIEEALRMSQLFSDMMLGKEIDPGDLELGDVEALQGVAKFPARIKCATLAWKAMEQGVEKK from the coding sequence ATGTCTTTTGATAACCTTGATACACTCTACCGGCAAGTGATCATGGATCACTATAAACATCCGCGGAATCGTGGTAAGCTGGAAGGGGACGCATTAGTGGTCGACATGAATAACCCGACTTGCGGAGACCGTATCCAGCTGCAGCTTCAGGTGGAGGATGGCAAGGTGAAGGATGCGAGATTCGAAGGGGAGGGCTGTTCCATCAGCATGTCCTCTGCTTCCATGATGACCCAGGCCATCAAAGGCAAGTCCATCGAAGAGGCGCTCCGTATGTCGCAGCTATTCTCCGATATGATGCTGGGGAAAGAAATCGACCCAGGTGATCTGGAGCTTGGCGATGTGGAAGCACTGCAGGGAGTCGCAAAGTTCCCGGCACGCATCAAATGTGCGACACTCGCTTGGAAGGCGATGGAGCAAGGCGTCGAAAAGAAATAA
- the sufB gene encoding Fe-S cluster assembly protein SufB encodes MAKKAPEIGDYRYGFSDRDVSIFRTEKGLTPRIVEEISKMKEEPQWMLDFRLKSLEQFYKKPMPQWGGDLAELDFDEITYYVKPSERSERSWDEVPEEIKNTFDKLGIPEAEQKYLAGVSAQYESEVVYHNLKEELEEMGIVFKDTDTALKENEDLFREYFGKLIPASDNKFAALNSAVWSGGSFIYVPKGVKTDIPLQAYFRINSENMGQFERTLIIVDEGASIHYVEGCTAPVYTTNSLHSAVVEIFVAKDAYCRYTTIQNWANNVYNLVTKRATVDANGTMEWVDGNIGSKLTMKYPAVILKGEGARGMTLSIALAGKGQHQDAGAKMHHLAPNTSSTIVSKSISKQGGKVTYRGIVHFGKKADGARSNIECDTLILDNKSTSDTIPYNEIFNENISLEHEAKVSKVSEEQLFYLMSRGISEEEATEMIVMGFIEPFTKELPMEYAVEMNRLIKFEMEGSIG; translated from the coding sequence ATGGCTAAAAAAGCGCCTGAAATTGGAGATTACCGGTATGGCTTCAGTGATCGTGATGTTTCCATTTTCCGTACGGAAAAAGGCCTTACACCTAGAATCGTTGAAGAAATCTCTAAGATGAAAGAAGAACCACAATGGATGCTTGACTTCCGTCTTAAATCCTTGGAGCAATTCTATAAGAAGCCGATGCCGCAGTGGGGCGGAGATCTTGCTGAGCTTGACTTCGATGAAATCACTTATTACGTGAAACCATCCGAGCGATCCGAGCGTTCATGGGATGAGGTACCGGAAGAAATCAAAAACACATTTGATAAACTCGGTATTCCGGAAGCCGAGCAGAAATACCTTGCCGGTGTTTCCGCACAATACGAATCAGAAGTTGTTTATCACAACCTCAAAGAGGAATTGGAAGAAATGGGTATCGTATTCAAGGATACGGATACTGCACTTAAAGAGAATGAGGATCTTTTCCGTGAGTATTTCGGTAAATTGATTCCGGCATCGGATAACAAATTCGCTGCATTGAACTCTGCGGTATGGTCCGGGGGCTCCTTCATCTATGTGCCGAAGGGCGTCAAGACAGATATTCCATTGCAAGCATATTTCCGGATCAACTCCGAGAATATGGGGCAGTTCGAGCGTACACTTATCATCGTTGATGAGGGCGCATCCATTCACTATGTCGAGGGATGTACAGCTCCGGTGTATACAACGAATTCCTTGCACAGTGCGGTTGTTGAGATCTTTGTTGCAAAAGATGCTTACTGCCGTTACACAACAATCCAGAACTGGGCTAACAACGTTTACAACCTGGTTACAAAACGTGCGACAGTCGATGCGAACGGTACGATGGAATGGGTCGATGGCAACATCGGTTCCAAGCTTACAATGAAATACCCTGCTGTGATCCTGAAAGGTGAAGGCGCCCGCGGTATGACATTGTCCATCGCCTTGGCTGGTAAAGGCCAGCATCAGGATGCCGGTGCAAAAATGCACCACTTGGCACCAAACACTTCTTCAACGATCGTTTCCAAATCCATCTCCAAACAAGGTGGTAAAGTAACGTATCGCGGAATCGTCCACTTCGGTAAGAAAGCGGACGGGGCACGCTCCAACATCGAGTGTGATACGCTGATCCTGGATAACAAATCCACTTCCGATACGATTCCTTACAACGAGATCTTCAACGAGAACATCTCCTTGGAACACGAAGCGAAAGTTTCCAAAGTATCCGAAGAGCAATTGTTCTACTTGATGAGCCGTGGTATCTCTGAAGAAGAAGCAACAGAAATGATCGTAATGGGCTTCATCGAGCCATTCACGAAAGAACTTCCAATGGAATATGCCGTTGAAATGAACCGCCTGATCAAGTTCGAAATGGAAGGTTCCATCGGTTAA
- a CDS encoding DUF2975 domain-containing protein: MKKETLFLKAAVFLMALPVIALCIFVIPPIALGSADYYPEVAFLKYFALVGLYITALAYFLALYQSFRLLGYIDKNVAFSDLSVKALKNIKLCAATISIVYVILLPLIYIVAERDDAPGLILVGMALIFAPLVVAIFAAVLQKLLKNAIDIKSENDLTI; the protein is encoded by the coding sequence ATGAAAAAAGAAACACTTTTTTTAAAGGCAGCTGTTTTTCTGATGGCATTGCCGGTGATTGCATTATGTATTTTTGTGATTCCGCCGATTGCTCTTGGTTCAGCCGATTATTATCCGGAAGTAGCATTTTTAAAATATTTTGCTTTGGTTGGATTGTATATAACGGCATTGGCATACTTTCTAGCCCTTTATCAGTCTTTCCGCCTGCTTGGTTATATCGATAAGAATGTAGCTTTCTCTGATTTGTCTGTGAAGGCATTAAAGAATATTAAGCTCTGCGCTGCAACCATAAGTATCGTTTACGTCATCCTTCTTCCGCTAATTTATATCGTGGCCGAGAGAGACGATGCCCCAGGTCTTATTTTGGTAGGAATGGCGCTTATCTTTGCACCGTTAGTAGTAGCGATTTTTGCTGCTGTCCTGCAAAAGCTTCTGAAAAATGCCATCGATATAAAATCTGAAAATGACTTGACGATCTGA
- a CDS encoding helix-turn-helix transcriptional regulator produces MAIIINIDVMLAKRKMSVTELSEKVGITMANLSILKNGKAKAIRVSTLDAICKALDCQPGDILEYRTDEV; encoded by the coding sequence ATGGCTATTATAATCAATATCGATGTAATGCTGGCTAAAAGAAAAATGAGTGTAACAGAGCTTTCGGAAAAGGTCGGCATAACCATGGCGAATCTGTCCATATTGAAAAACGGAAAGGCAAAGGCAATTCGAGTATCAACGTTGGATGCCATTTGTAAGGCTCTGGATTGTCAGCCTGGGGATATCCTCGAATACCGAACTGATGAAGTGTAA
- a CDS encoding DUF817 domain-containing protein, translated as MEALTQLVRFGWEQALSCLFPVVIFASLALTQVISLPFLPRYDWLLIICLLMQMLMLRSGLETRDELKVITVFHLIGLALELFKVHMGSWSYPEEGYSKFFGVPLYSGFMYASVASYLCQAWRRLRVDLVDWPPFLAVVPLASAIYLNFFTHHYWMDIRWILSGLVLVVFWQSWVTYEIGGTRYRMPLALSFVLIGFFIWIAENIATFFGAWEYPNQADAWSLVHLGKVSSWLLLVIVSFMIVATLKLVKGKNDSVNG; from the coding sequence CTGGAAGCATTAACACAGCTCGTCCGTTTTGGCTGGGAGCAGGCATTATCCTGTTTGTTTCCGGTCGTGATTTTTGCTTCTTTGGCTCTGACTCAAGTTATTTCGCTGCCCTTTCTGCCGCGTTATGACTGGCTGCTTATCATCTGTCTTCTGATGCAAATGCTGATGTTACGTTCCGGTCTTGAAACAAGGGATGAACTAAAGGTAATTACGGTATTCCACCTAATCGGTCTTGCGCTTGAATTATTCAAGGTACATATGGGTTCCTGGTCTTATCCTGAAGAAGGCTATTCCAAATTCTTCGGCGTTCCATTGTATAGCGGATTCATGTACGCCAGTGTCGCGAGTTATCTTTGCCAGGCATGGAGAAGGCTTAGGGTTGATCTTGTTGATTGGCCGCCGTTTCTGGCCGTTGTACCGCTGGCATCTGCGATTTACTTGAATTTCTTCACCCATCATTATTGGATGGACATTCGCTGGATATTATCCGGATTGGTGCTCGTTGTTTTTTGGCAATCATGGGTAACCTATGAAATCGGAGGAACCCGTTATCGAATGCCACTCGCGCTTTCCTTTGTACTCATCGGTTTTTTCATCTGGATTGCCGAGAATATCGCCACCTTCTTTGGCGCTTGGGAATATCCGAACCAAGCTGATGCATGGAGTCTCGTCCATCTGGGGAAGGTGAGTTCATGGCTTTTATTAGTGATAGTGAGTTTTATGATTGTGGCAACGTTGAAGCTGGTCAAGGGGAAAAATGACTCGGTCAATGGTTAA